Proteins co-encoded in one Zonotrichia albicollis isolate bZonAlb1 chromosome 30, bZonAlb1.hap1, whole genome shotgun sequence genomic window:
- the LOC106630205 gene encoding uncharacterized protein LOC106630205 → MCPQGVGTSPVQVSLGVTKWVGRDPKIHLIPTPWCPSSVPKMSPGPPPAGAVTQLGHVPKVWGPEAPSGATKRVGLELQTSPDSNPICVPPVLPRVPKMSCHLHLPPLHQGPVALSPGVPFPPQRWHSTTCIPQAAPGQVVPLQRATSSSACHQQSVTQAVPPRQLHGPLLQQQIVPRRVTTCAQPQQRVTGGAGVTWSVPRQVGVTQCVPQQLRVPQHCPPVPQQQQKVVPRCVTTCVPQQRVTGGAGATGVTQCVPQQLQVPPPQCVPQQQQKVVPRCVTTCVPRPPFVTKGVPPQQSATRCVPQQCVTSVCPQQGVPTCVTTCVPQQRTARGVSYQWVTAPVPQQWQSVTAGVPQQWHGRCVTKCVPQQCDTGGASICVPQQQQSGTICVPQQSATKCVPQQSATKCVPQQYGTVCAPQQCVTKCVPQQSATKCVPQQSATKCVPQESATKCVPQQIATKCVPQQYGTICVPQQSATKCVPQQIATKCVPQHYGTICVPQQCVTKSVTQQSATKCVPQQGMAKCVPQQSATKGVTQKYGTVCVPQQSVKCVPQQCGTICVPQQSVTKCVPQQSATKCVPQQYGTIGVPQQCVTKCVPQQSATKCVPQQSATKCVPQQYGTIVAPQQCVTKCVPQQSATKCVPQQCCVTKCVPQQCVTKCVPQQSATKCVPQQYGTIVAPQQCVTKCVPQQSATKCVPQQYGAIGAPQQCVTKCVPQQSATKCVPQQSATKCVPQQSGGVKISSHAKKYCSAPKWPW, encoded by the exons atgtGTCCCCAAGGTGTGGGGACCTCACCTGTCCAGGTGTCCTTGGGTGTCACCAAATGGGTGGGGAGGGACCCTAAAATTCACCTCATTCCAACCCCATGGTGTCCTTCAAGCGTCCCCAAGATGTCACCAGGACCTCcaccagctggggctgtgacacagctgggacacgtCCCCAAGGTTTGGGGACCAGAGGCTCCCTCAGGTGCCACCAAAAGGGTTGGGTTGGAGCTTCAAACCTCACCTGACTCCAACCCCATCTGTGTCCCTCCAGTCCTGCCACGTGTCCCCAAGATGTCCTGCCACCTGCACCTCCCTCCGCTCCACCAGGGCCCCGTGGCGCTGTCCCCTGGCGTCCCCTTCCCGCCTCAGCGGTGGCACTCCACCACCTGCATCCCCCAGGCCGCGCCCGGCCAGGTGGTGCCCCTGCAGCGGGCCACGTCCTCCAGCGCGTGCCACCAGCAGAGCGTCACCCAGGCCGTGCCACCCCGCCAGCTCCACGgacccctcctgcagcagcagattgTCCCCAGGCGGGTGACAACGTGCGCGCAACCGCAGCAGCGCGTGACCGGCGGCGCGGGCGTCACCTGGAGCGTGCCACGCCAGGTGGGGGTGACCCAGTGCGTGCCACAGCAGCTGCGGGTGCCACAGCACTGCCCGCCcgtcccccagcagcagcagaaggttgtccccaggtgtgtcaccaCCTGCGTGCCGCAGCAGCGCGTGACGGGCGGCGCGGGCGCCACCGGCGTCACCCAGTGCGTGccgcagcagctgcaggtgccACCGCCCCAGTGcgtcccccagcagcagcagaaggttGTCCCCAGGTGCGTCACCACCTGCGTGCCGCGGCCGCCGTTTGTCACCAAGGGCGTCCCGCCGCAGCAGAGTGCCACCAGGTGTGTCCCCCAGCAGTGCGTGACCAGCgtctgtccccagcagggtgTCCCCACGTGTGTCACCACCTGTGTCCCCCAGCAGCGCACGGCCCGGGGCGTGTCCTACCAGTGGGTGACAGCGCCCGTCCCCCAGCAGTGGCAGAGTGTGACCGCCGGTGTCCCCCAGCAGTGGCACGGCAGGTGTGTCACCAAGTGTGTCCCGCAGCAGTGTGACACCGGCGGAGCCAGCATTTGTgtcccgcagcagcagcagagtgggACAATTTGTGTCCCCCAGCAAAGTGCCACCAAATGTGTCCCCCAGCAAAGTGCCACCAAGTGTGTCCCTCAGCAATATGGGAcagtttgtgccccccagcaaTGTGTGACCAAATGTGTCCCCCAGCAAAGTGCCACCAAATGTGTTCCCCAGCAAAGTGCCACCAAATGTGTCCCTCAGGAAAGTGCCACTAAGTGTGTCCCCCAGCAGATTGCCACTAAATGTGTCCCCCAGCAGTATGGGACAATCTGTGTCCCCCAGCAAAGTGCCACCAAGTGTGTCCCCCAGCAGATTGCCACTAAATGTGTCCCCCAGCACTACGGGACAATCTGTGTCCCCCAGCAGTGTGTGACCAAGAGTGTCACTCAGCAAAGTGCCACCAAGTGTGTCCCCCAGCAAGGCATGGCCAAGTGCGTCCCCCAGCAAAGCGCCACCAAAGGTGTCACGCAGAAATATGGGACAGTTTGTGTCCCCCAGCAAAGTGTCAAGTGTGTCCCTCAGCAGTGTGGCACAATTTGTGTCCCTCAGCAGAGTGTAACCAAGTGTGTCCCCCAGCAAAGTGCCACCAAGTGTGTCCCCCAGCAATATGGGACAATTGGTGTCCCCCAGCAGTGTGTGACCAAATGTGTCCCCCAGCAAAGTGCCACCAAATGTGTCCCCCAGCAAAGTGCCACCAAATGTGTCCCTCAGCAATATGGGACAATTGTTGCCCCCCAGCAGTGTGTCACTAAATGTGTCCCCCAGCAAAGTGCCACCAAGTGTGTGCCCCAGCAGTGC TGTGTCACCAAGTGTGTCCCCCAGCAGTGTGTCACTAAATGTGTCCCCCAGCAAAGTGCCACCAAGTGTGTCCCCCAGCAATATGGGACAATTGTTGCCCCCCAGCAATGTGTGACCAAGTGTGTCCCTCAGCAAAGTGCCACCAAGTGTGTCCCTCAGCAATATGGGGCAATTGGTGCCCCCCAGCAATGTGTCACTAAATGTGTCCCCCAGCAAAGTGCCACCAAGTGTGTCCCCCAGCAAAGTGCCACCAAGTGTGTCCCCCAGCAGTCCGGTGGAGTGAAGATCTCCAGCCACGCCAAGAAATACTGCTCGGCCCCCAAGTGGCCCTGGTGA